In one window of Chitinophagales bacterium DNA:
- a CDS encoding CAP domain-containing protein, with protein sequence MKWLTLVFVFLVSFAHAQRSQVILPNKAFRPSHTRDLQLQQQLIDQPLYTKLNPMEQELYYWTNYARLNPKALWDSLFVPLLVVYPSLKGSYANSLKETLYNAQPQPFLKLNETLIKVARTHANDNAQNPDAPTHTARDGESFEQRVKNAGIRYCAGENISMGHADVLLDLLLLYLDKDLPSLGHRKTLMNPNFTTIGIGYAKANKKDQWVAVQEFACTQ encoded by the coding sequence ATGAAATGGCTGACGCTCGTATTTGTTTTCCTTGTCTCTTTTGCCCATGCACAACGCTCTCAGGTAATTCTGCCCAATAAGGCTTTCAGACCCTCGCATACCCGCGACCTACAGCTGCAACAACAACTTATCGACCAACCCCTGTACACCAAGTTGAACCCAATGGAGCAGGAGCTCTATTATTGGACCAACTATGCTCGCCTCAATCCCAAAGCCTTGTGGGATAGTTTGTTTGTTCCCCTCCTGGTGGTGTATCCATCATTAAAGGGTAGTTATGCCAATAGCCTGAAGGAGACCCTGTACAATGCACAACCCCAGCCTTTTCTCAAACTCAATGAAACCCTGATCAAAGTAGCGCGCACCCATGCCAATGACAATGCACAAAACCCGGATGCGCCCACCCATACAGCCCGTGATGGAGAAAGCTTTGAGCAAAGGGTCAAAAACGCAGGCATCCGCTACTGTGCAGGGGAGAATATCAGTATGGGCCATGCTGATGTGCTTTTGGATCTACTATTATTATATCTGGACAAAGACCTGCCCAGCCTAGGCCACCGAAAAACCCTGATGAACCCCAACTTCACTACCATCGGTATTGGTTATGCTAAGGCCAATAAAAAAGACCAATGGGTGGCTGTACAAGAGTTTGCTTGCACACAATAA
- the ybeY gene encoding rRNA maturation RNase YbeY — MIYFHQADKAFHFRGKRELQDFIAFLFKKEQKALSQLAYIFCSDEFLLQMNRDFLQHDYYTDIITFGLSAKGEPITGEIYISLDRVKDNAKSLGVTVREEQLRVIFHGALHLCGYKDKTKKDIALMRQKEDQYLRLYQKRTRS, encoded by the coding sequence ATGATCTATTTCCATCAGGCCGATAAAGCATTTCATTTCCGCGGCAAGCGCGAACTCCAGGATTTCATCGCTTTTCTCTTCAAAAAAGAGCAAAAAGCTTTATCCCAATTAGCTTATATCTTTTGTTCTGATGAATTTCTGCTCCAAATGAACCGGGATTTCCTCCAGCATGATTATTACACCGATATCATCACCTTCGGCTTATCCGCCAAAGGCGAACCCATCACTGGAGAAATTTACATTAGCCTGGACAGGGTAAAGGACAATGCCAAGTCCCTGGGCGTTACCGTTCGGGAAGAACAACTGCGTGTGATTTTCCATGGTGCACTGCATTTGTGTGGCTATAAAGACAAGACCAAAAAAGATATTGCCCTCATGAGACAAAAAGAGGACCAGTATTTGCGTTTATACCAAAAACGCACCCGATCATGA
- a CDS encoding ferrous iron transport protein A, producing the protein MKRLSEIGVGRRVKISSIENDDNLIKLMEMGCVPGEVVQVEQIAPLGDPISISVAGYSLSLRISEAESILVEDFV; encoded by the coding sequence ATGAAAAGGCTCTCAGAAATTGGCGTAGGTAGAAGGGTAAAGATCAGCTCAATAGAAAATGATGATAACCTGATCAAGTTGATGGAAATGGGCTGTGTGCCCGGCGAAGTGGTGCAGGTAGAGCAGATTGCTCCGCTTGGTGACCCGATTTCGATTTCCGTTGCCGGCTATAGCCTGAGCCTGCGTATCAGCGAAGCGGAGAGTATTCTTGTAGAGGATTTTGTATAA
- a CDS encoding nicotinate-nucleotide adenylyltransferase, whose product MKIGLYFGSFNPIHTGHLIIAAHVANHTDVQQVWLVVSPQNPLKQGGLLNEYDRLHLVQLGIEEDPQLRASDAEFKLPRPSYTIDTLTYLQEKYPQHEFAVIMGGDSFQNIHRWKNYQALLRDYPIYIYNRPGFAITETHGARITILDAPLLEISATQIRDYIKAGKSIRYLVPDKVREEIERSHYYR is encoded by the coding sequence ATGAAAATTGGCCTGTATTTCGGTTCTTTTAACCCCATTCACACGGGCCATTTAATCATTGCGGCACATGTAGCCAACCATACAGATGTGCAACAGGTTTGGCTGGTGGTGTCTCCTCAAAATCCGCTGAAGCAGGGCGGACTCCTCAACGAATATGATCGCTTGCACTTGGTGCAATTGGGAATTGAAGAAGATCCGCAACTGCGTGCGAGCGATGCAGAATTCAAACTGCCCCGCCCCTCTTATACCATCGATACACTCACTTATTTACAAGAGAAATATCCGCAGCATGAATTTGCGGTGATCATGGGTGGCGATAGTTTTCAGAACATCCATCGCTGGAAAAATTACCAAGCACTGTTGCGCGACTATCCTATTTATATATACAACAGACCCGGCTTCGCGATTACAGAAACACATGGTGCACGTATCACCATTTTAGATGCGCCGCTTTTGGAAATTTCTGCAACACAAATTCGCGACTATATCAAAGCGGGTAAAAGTATTCGCTACCTCGTGCCGGATAAAGTGCGCGAGGAAATTGAGCGAAGTCATTATTATCGTTGA
- the bcp gene encoding thioredoxin-dependent thiol peroxidase gives MTHLTEGQKAPAFTGVDQNGKKHKLADWKGKKVVLYFYPEDGTPTCTVQACNLRDNHALLRKHGFEVVGVSPDDVAKHKKFEDKHQLPFVLLADPERKIIEQYGVWGEKQLYGRKYMGLLRTTFVIDEKGVIRKIFHKPKSKEHAAEIIAAWDALKA, from the coding sequence ATGACACATCTAACTGAAGGACAAAAAGCACCGGCGTTTACCGGTGTTGACCAGAACGGCAAGAAGCACAAACTGGCTGATTGGAAAGGTAAGAAAGTGGTACTCTATTTCTATCCTGAAGATGGCACACCTACTTGCACAGTGCAAGCTTGCAATTTGCGCGACAATCATGCGCTCTTACGCAAGCACGGTTTTGAAGTTGTGGGCGTTAGTCCGGACGATGTGGCCAAGCACAAAAAATTTGAAGACAAACATCAACTGCCATTTGTCTTGTTGGCAGATCCAGAACGCAAGATTATTGAGCAATACGGTGTGTGGGGCGAGAAGCAACTATATGGTCGCAAATACATGGGTTTGTTGCGCACCACATTTGTGATTGATGAGAAGGGCGTGATTCGAAAAATCTTTCACAAACCAAAGAGTAAGGAGCATGCTGCAGAAATCATTGCTGCATGGGATGCGCTGAAAGCCTGA